A part of Streptomyces sp. NBC_01235 genomic DNA contains:
- a CDS encoding carbohydrate ABC transporter permease, whose translation MATLPALERPPAAVTETPTTQPGKGFRKYWHLYAAISPFYLLFLCFGLIPVGFSLYLSFHRWDGLGSMEWAGLSQYQYLLSDSEFWSSIGTTIVIWALATFPMIFLAMVTAVMLNSAVRFRNLYRIAYFLPNVTSVVAIAIIFGSVFSTNFGLVNAFLQAIGFDQIAWLNTPWGIKIAIATLMTWQWTGYNAIIFLAGLQTIPSELYEAARMDGAGPVQTFFRITLPMMRPVLLFVLVVSTVTGLQSFSEPQVLLQNTSNDSTFSGGPGHAGRTMVLYFFQQTFDNNDFGYGAAVAWGIFLVVVLFSIINWRLVQRRGED comes from the coding sequence ATGGCCACCCTTCCCGCACTGGAGAGGCCCCCGGCGGCAGTGACGGAAACACCCACGACGCAGCCCGGGAAAGGTTTCCGCAAGTACTGGCACCTCTACGCCGCGATCTCCCCCTTCTACCTGCTCTTCCTCTGCTTCGGTCTGATCCCCGTCGGATTCTCGCTCTACCTCTCCTTCCACCGCTGGGACGGCCTCGGCTCGATGGAGTGGGCGGGTCTCTCGCAGTACCAGTACCTGCTGAGCGACTCCGAGTTCTGGAGCTCGATCGGGACCACGATCGTCATCTGGGCGCTGGCCACCTTCCCCATGATCTTCCTGGCGATGGTGACGGCCGTGATGCTCAACTCCGCGGTCCGTTTCAGAAACCTCTACCGCATCGCATACTTCCTGCCGAACGTCACCTCGGTCGTGGCGATCGCGATCATCTTCGGTTCGGTCTTCTCCACCAACTTCGGTCTCGTCAACGCCTTTCTGCAGGCAATAGGTTTCGACCAGATCGCCTGGCTGAACACACCGTGGGGCATCAAGATCGCCATCGCGACGCTGATGACCTGGCAGTGGACCGGTTACAACGCGATCATCTTCCTCGCCGGGCTCCAGACCATCCCGAGCGAGCTGTACGAGGCGGCACGGATGGACGGCGCGGGTCCCGTGCAGACCTTCTTCCGGATCACGCTGCCGATGATGCGCCCGGTGCTGCTGTTCGTGCTCGTCGTGTCGACGGTCACCGGTCTGCAGAGCTTCTCCGAACCCCAGGTCCTGCTGCAGAACACGTCGAACGACTCGACGTTCTCGGGCGGTCCGGGCCATGCCGGCCGGACCATGGTCCTCTACTTCTTCCAGCAGACCTTCGACAACAACGACTTCGGCTACGGCGCCGCCGTGGCGTGGGGCATCTTCCTCGTCGTCGTCCTCTTCTCGATCATCAACTGGCGCCTGGTGCAGCGCCGGGGCGAAGACTAG
- a CDS encoding ABC transporter substrate-binding protein, whose protein sequence is MRLSRRGLLRASLAGSAATALGGLASGCAVPTGSTGRNMVLWYWDGGLGDTVIKNAKARYDSSVDLRAIKIGGYYRSKLITTMAGRAHVPDIAGLKGEDMASYLPNADQFVDLRTLGADKHKSQYLPWKWEQGIADDGTMVGFPIDCGPVAHLYQYAVFQKAGLPYEPADVSKELNTWERFFAAGERLRKRIPGASLLTDVNSVFENVVQQGSLRYVDKDRHFIGDQEHVRDAWALAVEAKQRKIVSNLVNGTPDQFSAIEAGKLPSQLGASWATSDLKNGLPKTKGRWRVADMPVRPSNNGGSFLSITKACREPERAFQIISWMLDAGNQAQGFVDAGLFPSTPASYDLKQVREPDPFFGGQITMDVFGPAAQKIAVAYNSPFDVALGQPIKDEIKNVGVLGKDPKQAWSDAMSTCRRIAKHLGVSY, encoded by the coding sequence GTGCGGCTCTCACGTAGAGGCCTGCTGCGCGCGAGCCTGGCCGGTTCGGCCGCCACAGCGCTCGGCGGCCTGGCGTCCGGCTGCGCCGTTCCGACCGGCTCGACCGGCCGGAACATGGTCCTGTGGTACTGGGACGGCGGCCTCGGCGACACGGTCATCAAGAACGCCAAGGCCCGTTACGACAGCTCGGTCGACCTCCGGGCCATCAAGATCGGCGGTTACTACCGGTCGAAGCTGATCACGACGATGGCCGGGCGCGCCCACGTTCCCGACATCGCGGGGCTGAAGGGCGAGGACATGGCGTCCTACCTGCCCAACGCCGACCAGTTCGTGGACCTGCGCACCCTCGGCGCGGACAAGCACAAGTCCCAGTACCTGCCCTGGAAGTGGGAGCAGGGCATCGCGGACGACGGCACGATGGTCGGCTTCCCGATCGACTGCGGCCCGGTCGCGCACCTCTACCAGTACGCCGTCTTCCAGAAGGCGGGGCTGCCCTACGAGCCCGCCGACGTGTCGAAGGAGCTCAACACCTGGGAGAGGTTCTTCGCGGCGGGCGAGCGGCTCAGGAAGCGGATCCCTGGAGCCTCCCTGCTCACCGACGTCAACAGCGTCTTCGAGAACGTGGTGCAGCAGGGCAGCCTGCGGTATGTCGACAAGGACCGCCACTTCATCGGCGACCAGGAACACGTGCGCGACGCCTGGGCGCTCGCCGTCGAGGCCAAGCAGCGCAAGATCGTCTCGAACCTGGTCAACGGCACCCCGGACCAGTTCTCGGCCATCGAGGCCGGCAAGCTGCCGAGCCAGTTGGGCGCCTCCTGGGCCACCAGCGACCTCAAGAACGGCCTACCGAAGACGAAGGGCAGGTGGCGGGTGGCCGACATGCCCGTGCGGCCCTCCAACAACGGCGGCTCGTTCCTGTCGATCACCAAGGCGTGCCGGGAGCCCGAGCGGGCCTTCCAGATCATCAGCTGGATGCTCGACGCGGGCAACCAGGCGCAGGGCTTCGTCGACGCGGGACTCTTCCCCTCGACCCCCGCCTCGTACGACCTGAAGCAGGTCCGCGAGCCCGACCCCTTCTTCGGCGGCCAGATCACCATGGACGTCTTCGGGCCCGCCGCGCAGAAGATCGCGGTCGCCTACAACAGCCCCTTCGACGTGGCGCTCGGGCAGCCCATCAAGGACGAGATCAAGAACGTCGGCGTCCTCGGCAAGGACCCGAAGCAGGCCTGGAGTGACGCCATGAGCACATGCCGGCGCATCGCGAAGCACCTGGGGGTGAGCTACTGA
- a CDS encoding carbohydrate ABC transporter permease: MASIQGTRRTKGIEGSRRRGLALHASLVVGILLSAFPFYWAVIMSTHTSSEIFSYPPKLLPGTHFLENVRNLFDNIDFFGSMFNSLLVAGSVTFLVLFFDSLAAFVFAKFEFPGKRLLFVLLMFIFMVPAQLQAIPQFVIMAKLGWIGSMTALIVPAAANAFGIFWMRQYMTGAIHDELLDASRIDGANFLRQYWHVALPVVRPGLAFLGIFTFMGQWNDYAWPLIALTNPDNVTLQVALSQLNGTHGTTDYGMVMTGALLALVPLLIVFAVGARQMIGDLAKGAIK; encoded by the coding sequence ATGGCATCCATCCAAGGAACCCGGCGGACCAAGGGGATCGAGGGGTCCCGGCGCAGAGGGCTCGCGCTGCACGCGAGCCTCGTCGTCGGCATCCTGCTCTCGGCCTTCCCGTTCTACTGGGCCGTGATCATGTCGACGCACACCTCGTCGGAGATCTTCTCCTACCCGCCCAAGCTGCTGCCGGGCACGCACTTCCTGGAAAACGTCCGCAACCTCTTCGACAACATCGATTTCTTCGGCTCGATGTTCAACTCGCTGCTGGTGGCGGGTTCGGTGACGTTCCTGGTCCTGTTCTTCGACTCGCTGGCGGCCTTCGTCTTCGCCAAGTTCGAGTTTCCGGGCAAGCGGCTGCTGTTCGTGCTGCTCATGTTCATCTTCATGGTCCCGGCGCAGCTCCAGGCCATCCCCCAGTTCGTGATCATGGCGAAGCTCGGCTGGATCGGCTCGATGACGGCGCTGATCGTGCCGGCGGCCGCGAACGCGTTCGGCATCTTCTGGATGCGCCAGTACATGACGGGCGCGATCCACGACGAACTCCTCGACGCCTCCCGCATCGACGGCGCGAACTTCCTGCGCCAGTACTGGCACGTGGCCCTCCCGGTGGTCCGGCCGGGCCTGGCGTTCCTCGGCATCTTCACCTTCATGGGCCAGTGGAACGACTACGCCTGGCCCCTGATCGCCCTCACCAACCCGGACAACGTGACCCTCCAGGTCGCCCTGTCCCAGCTCAACGGCACCCACGGCACGACGGACTACGGAATGGTCATGACCGGCGCACTGCTCGCCCTCGTCCCGCTGCTGATCGTGTTCGCGGTCGGCGCCCGCCAGATGATCGGGGACCTCGCCAAGGGAGCGATCAAGTGA
- a CDS encoding 6-phospho-beta-glucosidase: protein MKLTILGGGGFRVPLVYGALLTDRAEGRVTEVVLHDLDDSRLYAVARVLDEQAARVPDAPKVTAITDLDEALRGADFIFSAIRVGGLEGRANDERVALAQGVLGQETVGAGGIAYGLRTVPVAVDIARRVARLAPDAWVINFTNPAGLVTEAMSRHLGDRVIGICDSPVGLGRRIARVLGADPKEAWIDYVGLNHLGWVRGLRVAGRDELPRLLADADLLGSFEEGKLFGVDWLQSLGAIPNEYLHYYYFNREAVRAYQQAEKTRGAFLADQQARFYEEMKRPDAAALTAWDRTRAEREATYMAENREAAGAGERDADDLSGGYEKVALALMRAIARDERTTLILNVRNQGTLSVLDTDAVIEVPCLVDANGAHPVAVAPLPEHATGLVCAVKGVEREVLAAAESGSRATAVKAFALHPLVDSVNVARRLVEGYTDVHPGLAYLK, encoded by the coding sequence GTGAAACTGACGATTCTGGGCGGCGGTGGGTTCCGGGTGCCGCTCGTGTACGGGGCGCTGCTGACGGACCGGGCCGAGGGGCGGGTCACGGAAGTCGTTCTGCATGATCTGGACGACAGTCGACTGTATGCAGTCGCCCGTGTACTGGATGAGCAGGCGGCCCGCGTCCCCGACGCCCCCAAGGTGACCGCCATCACCGACCTCGACGAGGCTCTGCGCGGCGCCGACTTCATCTTCTCCGCGATCCGCGTCGGCGGCCTCGAAGGCCGAGCCAACGACGAACGGGTGGCCCTCGCGCAGGGCGTCCTCGGCCAGGAGACGGTCGGCGCCGGCGGCATCGCCTACGGTCTGCGGACGGTCCCCGTCGCCGTCGACATCGCCCGGCGGGTGGCCCGCCTGGCCCCCGACGCCTGGGTCATCAACTTCACCAACCCGGCGGGCCTGGTCACCGAGGCCATGTCCCGCCACCTCGGCGACCGCGTCATCGGCATCTGCGACTCCCCGGTCGGCCTCGGCCGCCGTATCGCCCGCGTCCTCGGCGCCGACCCGAAGGAGGCGTGGATCGACTACGTCGGTCTCAACCACCTCGGCTGGGTCCGCGGCCTGCGCGTCGCCGGACGCGACGAGCTCCCGCGGCTGCTCGCCGACGCCGACCTCCTCGGTTCCTTCGAGGAGGGCAAGCTCTTCGGCGTCGACTGGCTTCAGTCCCTCGGCGCGATCCCCAACGAGTACCTGCACTACTACTACTTCAACCGGGAAGCCGTCCGCGCCTACCAGCAGGCCGAGAAGACCCGCGGCGCCTTCCTCGCCGACCAGCAGGCCCGCTTCTACGAGGAGATGAAGCGCCCCGACGCCGCGGCCCTGACCGCCTGGGACCGCACCCGCGCCGAACGCGAGGCCACCTACATGGCCGAGAACCGGGAGGCGGCCGGCGCCGGCGAACGCGACGCCGACGACCTCTCCGGCGGCTACGAGAAGGTGGCCCTCGCCCTGATGCGGGCCATCGCCCGGGACGAGCGCACGACCCTGATCCTCAACGTCCGCAACCAGGGCACCCTCTCGGTGCTCGACACGGACGCCGTCATCGAGGTGCCCTGCCTCGTCGACGCGAACGGCGCGCACCCGGTCGCCGTGGCCCCGCTGCCCGAGCACGCCACGGGTCTGGTCTGCGCGGTCAAGGGCGTCGAGCGCGAGGTGCTCGCCGCCGCCGAGTCGGGCTCCCGCGCGACGGCCGTGAAGGCGTTCGCGCTGCACCCGCTCGTCGACTCGGTGAACGTGGCCCGCAGGCTGGTCGAGGGCTACACCGACGTCCACCCCGGGCTGGCGTACCTTAAGTAG
- a CDS encoding glycoside hydrolase family 2 TIM barrel-domain containing protein, whose protein sequence is MTDPLLALRPWEAPEVTSWGRLPMNAVDRRSGAHSLDGDWRFRLLSAPDAPVGGRWSTASVPGVWTMQDTDDLPQYLNIRMPYAEFPPLSPADNPTGVYEREIDVPAEWAGRRIVLQVGAAESVLLVHVDGRPVGISKDSHLAAEFDLSGAVRPGGRSVLRLTVVKWSDASHIEDQDHWWHGGITRSVLLYATDPLHLADVTVRAGQDGELRIDCQVRDAGGGALPEGWYVSGDLDGLALTQDAAFDLANAEDERVSAFLGETRLHTRVPEVRTWTAETPELYGLTVRLHRADGAVADTSRHRVGFRDVAIVGRDLLVNGERVFIRGVNRHDFHPLTGRTVSSEEMRADLVLLKRFGFNAIRTAHYPNDPTLYDLADEIGFYVVDEADIESHDHAHEIADDPRYLNAFVDRVSRMVLRDKNHPSVIIWSLGNESDYGANHDAAAGWVRRHDPTRPLQYEGAAKRGWADPELASDIACPMYAPLEDCVAHALSGRQTKPLIQCEYSHAMGNSNGTLADHWAAIEATPGLQGGFIWEFWDHGILQSVNDGRPVGRGGAGLYDNGVAAPGYRWAYGGDFGEKDHDGAFIADGVVFPDRTPKPVMYEHRELAAPLRLQGFRHEGLVLSNHQHFRGLEWLAGEWELSLAHGGTLTAAAELPDLRPGETAVVPLPFALPEDGGEAWLTLRVTTAEDLSWAPRGTEVCAPQVRLRAATPVEEPMGSGRVEIDADGLLVHPLLTAPPTLSLWRAPTDNDELGGMALRWRTWGLDALVRKLVSVHQEGDGVCVLSEYAGTAGVVRHRQVFTPVEGGVRIDEQAELPEEFDDVARVGSVFETVAGLDLLEWFGQGPWESYPDRSGGAPVGHHSVPVDELFTPYLRPQESGGRHGVRRFMLSAPDATGLAVTLDEPRQVSVTRYRAEDLTAVSHHDELVPRAGCVVHLDAAHRGLGTASCGPDTFPSYLVAPGVHRWSWTLRVL, encoded by the coding sequence GTGACGGACCCGCTGCTGGCGCTGCGCCCCTGGGAGGCACCCGAGGTGACCTCCTGGGGGCGGCTGCCCATGAACGCCGTCGACCGGCGCTCCGGAGCACACTCCCTGGACGGCGACTGGCGCTTTCGGTTGCTGTCCGCTCCGGACGCGCCGGTCGGCGGTCGCTGGTCGACGGCATCCGTGCCCGGTGTATGGACCATGCAGGATACGGACGACCTTCCGCAGTATCTGAACATCCGTATGCCGTATGCAGAATTCCCTCCGCTGTCGCCCGCCGACAATCCGACCGGGGTCTACGAGCGGGAGATCGACGTCCCCGCCGAGTGGGCAGGGCGCCGGATCGTGCTCCAGGTCGGGGCCGCCGAGAGCGTGCTGCTGGTCCACGTGGACGGGCGGCCCGTCGGCATCTCCAAGGACTCCCATCTGGCGGCCGAGTTCGACCTGTCGGGCGCCGTGCGCCCCGGCGGGCGGTCCGTCCTGCGGCTGACGGTCGTCAAGTGGTCGGACGCCTCGCACATCGAGGACCAGGACCACTGGTGGCACGGCGGGATCACCCGCTCGGTGCTGCTGTACGCCACCGACCCGCTGCACCTGGCCGACGTGACCGTGCGGGCGGGGCAGGACGGGGAGCTGCGGATCGACTGCCAGGTGCGGGACGCCGGCGGCGGGGCGCTGCCCGAGGGGTGGTACGTCAGCGGGGACCTGGACGGGCTGGCGCTCACGCAGGACGCCGCGTTCGACCTGGCCAACGCCGAGGACGAGCGCGTCTCCGCCTTTCTCGGCGAGACACGCCTGCACACGCGGGTGCCCGAGGTGCGCACCTGGACGGCCGAGACGCCCGAGCTGTACGGCCTGACGGTCCGCCTGCACCGCGCCGACGGCGCGGTCGCCGACACCTCCCGGCACCGCGTCGGTTTCCGGGACGTGGCGATCGTCGGCCGGGACCTGCTGGTCAACGGCGAACGGGTCTTCATCCGGGGCGTCAACCGGCACGACTTCCACCCGCTCACGGGGCGGACGGTGTCGTCCGAGGAGATGCGCGCGGACCTCGTCCTGCTGAAGCGTTTCGGCTTCAACGCGATCCGCACCGCGCACTATCCCAACGACCCGACGCTGTACGACCTCGCCGACGAAATCGGTTTCTACGTCGTCGACGAGGCGGACATCGAGTCGCACGACCACGCCCACGAGATCGCCGACGACCCGCGCTATCTGAACGCCTTCGTCGACCGGGTCTCGCGAATGGTGCTGCGGGACAAGAACCACCCGTCGGTCATCATCTGGTCGCTGGGCAACGAGTCCGACTACGGCGCGAACCACGACGCGGCCGCGGGCTGGGTGCGCCGGCACGATCCGACCCGGCCGCTGCAGTACGAGGGCGCCGCGAAGCGCGGCTGGGCGGATCCGGAGCTCGCCTCCGACATCGCCTGCCCGATGTACGCGCCCCTGGAGGACTGCGTGGCGCACGCGCTGTCCGGCCGGCAGACCAAGCCGCTCATCCAGTGCGAGTACTCCCACGCGATGGGCAACAGCAACGGCACGCTGGCCGACCACTGGGCCGCCATCGAGGCCACCCCGGGTCTTCAGGGCGGGTTCATCTGGGAGTTCTGGGACCACGGAATCCTTCAGTCCGTGAACGACGGAAGACCGGTCGGGCGTGGGGGCGCCGGGCTCTATGACAACGGTGTCGCCGCGCCCGGGTACCGCTGGGCGTACGGCGGCGACTTCGGCGAGAAGGACCACGACGGCGCGTTCATCGCCGACGGCGTCGTCTTCCCGGACCGCACTCCCAAGCCGGTGATGTACGAGCACCGTGAACTCGCCGCGCCGCTGCGGCTCCAGGGTTTCCGGCACGAGGGTCTGGTCCTCTCCAACCACCAGCACTTCCGCGGCCTGGAGTGGCTCGCGGGCGAGTGGGAGCTGTCACTCGCCCACGGCGGGACGCTCACCGCGGCGGCCGAACTACCCGACCTGCGGCCGGGTGAGACGGCCGTGGTACCGCTGCCGTTCGCACTGCCGGAGGACGGCGGCGAGGCGTGGCTGACGTTGCGCGTGACGACGGCGGAGGACCTGTCGTGGGCGCCGCGCGGCACGGAGGTGTGCGCTCCACAGGTGCGGCTGCGGGCGGCCACCCCGGTCGAGGAACCGATGGGTTCCGGTCGGGTCGAGATCGACGCCGACGGACTCCTCGTCCACCCTCTGCTGACCGCACCGCCCACGCTGTCGCTGTGGCGGGCGCCCACCGACAACGACGAGCTCGGCGGGATGGCGCTGCGCTGGCGGACGTGGGGCCTGGACGCCCTCGTGCGCAAGCTGGTCTCGGTTCACCAGGAGGGCGACGGAGTGTGCGTGCTCTCCGAGTACGCCGGAACCGCCGGCGTCGTCCGGCACCGGCAGGTGTTCACGCCGGTGGAGGGCGGGGTCCGGATCGACGAACAGGCCGAGCTGCCCGAGGAGTTCGACGACGTGGCGCGCGTCGGCTCGGTCTTCGAGACGGTTGCGGGGCTGGACCTGCTGGAGTGGTTCGGGCAGGGCCCCTGGGAGTCGTATCCCGACCGGAGCGGTGGCGCGCCGGTGGGCCATCACTCCGTCCCCGTCGACGAGTTGTTCACTCCGTACCTGCGTCCGCAGGAGAGCGGCGGCCGGCACGGAGTGCGGCGCTTCATGCTGTCGGCGCCGGACGCCACGGGCCTCGCGGTCACGCTGGACGAGCCGCGCCAGGTCTCCGTCACGCGGTACCGCGCCGAGGACCTGACCGCCGTCTCCCATCACGACGAACTCGTCCCGCGCGCCGGCTGCGTGGTGCACCTCGACGCGGCACACCGCGGCCTCGGTACGGCGTCGTGCGGCCCCGACACCTTCCCCTCCTACCTCGTCGCACCGGGCGTCCACCGCTGGAGCTGGACCCTGCGCGTTCTCTGA
- a CDS encoding DeoR/GlpR family DNA-binding transcription regulator, with amino-acid sequence MLAERRHQLILRALRSGGPAAVTDLSEQLGVSPATIRRDLVKLEEDGLLTRVHGGAVAEEGDQPFAEVAEVRVAEKDAIAARAAAMVADGQSVLLDIGTTAYRLARQLHGRRLTVITSNLVVYEELADDEGIELVLLGGMVRREYRSLVGFLTEDNLRQLHADWLFLGTSGVRPAGQVMDTTVVEVPVKRAMIKAGDKVVLLADSAKFPGTGMAKVCGPEDLDVVVTDTPVDAATRASLEEARVEIVVAGKVQA; translated from the coding sequence GTGCTGGCAGAACGACGACATCAACTCATCCTGCGGGCCCTGCGCTCCGGTGGCCCCGCGGCCGTGACCGATCTCTCCGAGCAGCTGGGTGTGAGCCCGGCCACGATCAGGCGTGACCTGGTCAAACTCGAGGAGGACGGCCTGCTGACCCGGGTGCACGGCGGCGCCGTCGCGGAGGAGGGCGACCAGCCCTTCGCCGAGGTCGCCGAGGTGCGCGTGGCCGAGAAGGACGCCATAGCCGCTCGCGCCGCGGCGATGGTCGCGGACGGCCAGTCGGTGCTCCTCGACATCGGTACCACCGCCTACCGCCTGGCCCGGCAGCTGCACGGCCGACGGCTGACGGTGATCACCAGCAACCTCGTGGTCTACGAGGAGCTCGCCGACGACGAGGGCATCGAGCTGGTGCTGCTCGGCGGCATGGTCCGCCGCGAGTACCGCTCCCTGGTCGGCTTCCTCACCGAGGACAACCTGCGCCAGCTGCACGCCGACTGGCTCTTCCTCGGCACCAGTGGAGTGCGTCCGGCCGGACAGGTGATGGACACGACGGTCGTCGAGGTGCCAGTGAAACGGGCCATGATCAAGGCCGGTGACAAGGTCGTCCTGCTCGCCGACTCGGCGAAGTTCCCGGGTACGGGTATGGCGAAGGTCTGCGGTCCCGAGGACCTGGACGTGGTGGTGACGGACACGCCGGTCGACGCAGCGACGCGGGCCTCCTTGGAGGAGGCCCGCGTCGAGATAGTCGTGGCAGGAAAGGTGCAAGCTTGA
- a CDS encoding carbohydrate kinase family protein, with protein MDDDRPEVLLTGLLFYDLVLTGLGRPPTPGEEIWTAGMGCGPGGIANLAVAASRFGLRTSLATVFGDDFYGVHCQEVLAGKEGVDLALSRVADGWHTPVTVALAYGHDRALVTHGQEPPYSQDELMGDPPEARTALVHLEAEPRAWLAKAAANGTQIYADVGWDPTQQWSTDLLDRLALCHAFLPNETEAMAYTRTDSAVAALGTLAELVPVAVVTRGAEGALAVDQTTGEYAGVPALDVDVLDATGAGDVFGASFVAASLGGWPLEERLLFAVLAAGLSVRHHSGALAAPGWYGVDRWWRSVSDPELRRTYGFLADRIPADVGPPVRYAPVTPPAQRL; from the coding sequence GTGGACGACGACCGGCCCGAGGTGCTGCTCACCGGGCTGCTCTTCTACGACCTCGTCCTCACGGGGCTCGGCAGGCCTCCGACGCCGGGCGAGGAGATCTGGACGGCGGGCATGGGCTGTGGCCCCGGCGGCATCGCCAACCTCGCGGTGGCAGCGTCCCGCTTCGGCCTGAGGACCTCGCTGGCCACGGTCTTCGGCGACGACTTCTACGGCGTCCACTGCCAGGAGGTCCTCGCCGGTAAGGAGGGCGTCGACCTCGCCCTCTCCAGGGTGGCGGACGGCTGGCACACCCCGGTCACCGTCGCTCTCGCGTACGGCCACGACCGGGCCCTGGTCACCCACGGCCAGGAGCCGCCGTACTCGCAGGACGAGCTGATGGGCGACCCGCCCGAGGCGCGCACGGCCCTCGTGCACCTCGAGGCCGAACCGCGCGCGTGGCTCGCCAAGGCGGCCGCGAACGGCACCCAGATCTACGCCGACGTCGGCTGGGACCCCACCCAGCAGTGGTCCACCGACCTCCTCGACCGGCTCGCCCTGTGCCACGCCTTCCTCCCCAACGAGACCGAGGCGATGGCGTACACCCGGACCGACAGCGCGGTCGCCGCGCTCGGCACGCTCGCGGAGCTGGTGCCGGTGGCCGTGGTCACCCGGGGTGCCGAGGGCGCTCTCGCGGTCGACCAGACGACCGGGGAGTACGCCGGGGTCCCCGCCCTCGACGTCGACGTCCTGGACGCGACGGGCGCCGGGGACGTGTTCGGCGCCAGCTTCGTCGCGGCCTCCCTGGGCGGCTGGCCGCTGGAGGAACGGCTGCTGTTCGCCGTCCTGGCCGCCGGGCTCTCGGTGCGGCATCACAGCGGCGCCCTCGCCGCCCCCGGCTGGTACGGCGTCGACCGATGGTGGCGCTCGGTGAGCGACCCCGAGCTGAGGCGGACTTACGGCTTCCTGGCCGACCGCATCCCGGCGGACGTGGGGCCGCCGGTGCGGTATGCGCCGGTCACCCCGCCAGCCCAGCGGCTCTGA